One Acidimicrobiia bacterium DNA segment encodes these proteins:
- a CDS encoding FAD-dependent oxidoreductase: protein MSSESVVIIGGGPAGLEVARGVAELGTPAVIVEQAAFLGGTPIAENYAALTPNFESAEVAMGRMIDRVNSNPLAEVRLESQVTACDGEAGDFRLTMTGPDGESTLECGAVVVATGFQHFDPGRETQMYGYYEFPDVLALQDLEAMLKEHNVVRPSNGQPPERICFVQCVGSRDRHIGNEYCSKVCCGVASKEAIEVRQQLPDCKVFIFYIDMRMYGYWENQIYWPAQEQYHVQYVKGIITEVLQKGDKLLVRGEDTTMGRPMEVLMDMVVLSVGMEPSRGTREMAKVLGIAQNKYGFIDAANPPLDTVSTSREGIFACGAALAPADLEDTVSSAGAAAMRAVVCARAGAGAAAR, encoded by the coding sequence ATGTCGAGCGAAAGCGTCGTCATCATCGGGGGAGGCCCGGCGGGTCTTGAGGTCGCGCGTGGGGTTGCCGAGCTCGGCACCCCCGCGGTCATCGTCGAGCAGGCCGCGTTCCTCGGCGGGACACCGATCGCCGAGAACTATGCCGCCCTGACGCCGAACTTCGAGAGCGCCGAGGTCGCCATGGGGCGAATGATCGACCGGGTCAACTCCAACCCGTTGGCCGAGGTGCGACTCGAGAGCCAAGTGACGGCGTGCGACGGCGAGGCTGGCGACTTCCGACTCACCATGACCGGTCCCGACGGCGAGTCGACGCTCGAGTGCGGCGCGGTGGTGGTGGCGACGGGGTTCCAACACTTCGACCCCGGCCGCGAGACGCAGATGTACGGGTACTACGAGTTCCCCGATGTGCTTGCGCTCCAGGATCTCGAGGCGATGCTCAAGGAACACAACGTGGTGCGGCCCTCGAACGGGCAGCCACCCGAGCGCATCTGCTTCGTGCAGTGCGTCGGCAGCCGCGATCGTCACATCGGGAACGAGTACTGCTCGAAGGTCTGCTGCGGCGTCGCGTCCAAGGAGGCGATCGAGGTCCGCCAGCAGCTCCCCGACTGCAAGGTCTTCATCTTCTACATCGACATGCGGATGTATGGCTACTGGGAGAACCAGATCTACTGGCCGGCCCAGGAGCAGTACCACGTCCAGTACGTGAAGGGGATCATCACCGAGGTCCTCCAGAAGGGCGACAAGCTCCTCGTCCGCGGCGAGGACACCACGATGGGGCGCCCCATGGAGGTGCTGATGGACATGGTGGTGCTGTCGGTAGGCATGGAGCCGTCGCGCGGTACCCGAGAGATGGCGAAGGTGCTCGGCATCGCGCAGAACAAGTACGGGTTCATCGACGCGGCGAACCCGCCGCTCGACACCGTGTCGACGAGCCGGGAGGGCATCTTCGCGTGCGGTGCTGCGCTCGCCCCCGCCGACCTCGAGGACACGGTCTCGTCGGCTGGTGCGGCCGCGATGCGAGCCGTGGTGTGTGCGCGCGCCGGGGCCGGCGCGGCCGCCCGGTAA
- a CDS encoding heterodisulfide reductase-related iron-sulfur binding cluster gives MTIPVAALLKKKEKFERDPQRLPEDFREEVFRLEEEGEWIVDRVPEPFVEAPTKYGRSKKVPIANLWHHKSCGQCGHIPGYSTSIFWVMRKLGMDYNDPRDQTSCTAWNYYASATSNSAAQAAVAMRNFAAAKETGYFPLIHCGTSYGHYKEVREELILHPELRREVRDVLAKLGKPMVMPEEIVHYSEWFWAMRNEIAAKQVVNVDGIVATVHPACHYYKLVEGDAIYDPDVYGGQRTAIVTGLAEALGAEVRSYSTWFDCCGFGFRHILVQRDFTRSFATMRKIEVMKEEANPDVVLTHDTGCVTTLDKSQFAAQAHGRNVGVPVMSEAQFAALAMGAHPYRVCQLHWHSADYRPLLEKMGIDWEAAWAEFQEDLKRLERGEIEFLSWEDCDA, from the coding sequence ATGACCATTCCTGTAGCGGCCCTTCTCAAGAAGAAGGAGAAGTTCGAGCGCGACCCCCAACGCCTCCCCGAGGACTTCCGCGAGGAGGTGTTCCGGCTCGAGGAGGAAGGGGAGTGGATCGTCGACCGCGTACCCGAGCCGTTCGTCGAGGCCCCGACCAAGTACGGGCGGTCCAAGAAGGTGCCGATTGCCAACCTGTGGCACCACAAGTCGTGTGGGCAGTGCGGGCATATCCCCGGCTATTCGACATCGATCTTCTGGGTGATGCGCAAGCTCGGAATGGATTACAACGACCCGCGCGACCAGACCTCGTGCACCGCGTGGAACTACTACGCCAGCGCGACCTCGAACTCCGCCGCCCAGGCGGCGGTCGCGATGCGCAACTTTGCCGCCGCCAAGGAGACGGGGTACTTCCCGTTGATCCACTGCGGCACCTCCTACGGCCACTACAAGGAGGTGCGCGAGGAGCTGATCCTGCACCCGGAGCTGCGCCGCGAGGTCCGGGACGTGCTCGCCAAGCTCGGCAAGCCCATGGTGATGCCCGAGGAGATCGTGCATTACTCGGAGTGGTTCTGGGCGATGCGCAACGAGATCGCGGCCAAGCAGGTGGTCAACGTCGACGGGATCGTCGCCACCGTCCACCCGGCCTGTCACTACTACAAGCTCGTCGAGGGCGACGCCATCTACGACCCCGACGTGTACGGCGGGCAACGCACCGCGATCGTCACCGGACTCGCCGAGGCGCTGGGTGCCGAGGTGCGTTCGTACTCGACGTGGTTCGACTGCTGCGGCTTCGGGTTCCGCCACATCCTCGTTCAGCGCGACTTCACCCGGTCGTTCGCCACCATGCGAAAGATCGAGGTCATGAAGGAGGAGGCGAATCCTGATGTCGTCCTGACCCACGACACCGGCTGCGTCACCACCCTCGACAAGAGCCAGTTCGCCGCCCAGGCGCACGGGCGCAATGTGGGGGTGCCGGTGATGTCGGAGGCGCAGTTCGCCGCCCTCGCCATGGGAGCCCACCCCTACAGGGTCTGCCAGCTCCACTGGCACTCGGCCGACTACCGGCCCTTGCTCGAGAAGATGGGCATCGACTGGGAAGCCGCCTGGGCCGAGTTCCAGGAGGACCTGAAGCGGCTCGAGCGGGGCGAGATCGAGTTCCTGTCCTGGGAGGACTGCGACGCCTGA
- a CDS encoding 4Fe-4S dicluster domain-containing protein — protein MPVTGSALLKAPGVAGFDEVSYEVKERLFEQVKADLRFEDYLYGCYECGICVAVCPSARFYDFSPRRIAQAVAREDVELVYQQMEEDIWECSQCFSCVRCPRANNPGGIILIMREAAINNGMASAKEALEGYTRIIYKIMSTGTQVSPDMLQPDAFPDWGPEVKDVSDNLELWRRATPPETMHTTSMSWDVADRTLVELYLIWFETGALDMIKQVDEGLHMILEELMEERLEEMGIQR, from the coding sequence ATGCCCGTGACCGGGAGCGCGCTCCTCAAGGCCCCTGGCGTCGCGGGCTTCGATGAGGTCTCGTACGAAGTGAAGGAACGGCTCTTCGAGCAGGTCAAGGCCGATCTCCGCTTCGAGGACTACCTCTATGGCTGCTACGAGTGCGGGATCTGCGTCGCCGTGTGCCCGTCGGCGCGCTTCTACGACTTCAGCCCGCGTCGCATCGCGCAGGCGGTCGCCCGCGAGGACGTGGAGCTCGTGTACCAGCAGATGGAAGAGGACATCTGGGAGTGCTCCCAGTGCTTCTCGTGTGTGCGCTGCCCCCGGGCGAACAACCCGGGCGGGATCATCCTGATCATGCGCGAGGCGGCCATCAACAACGGCATGGCGTCGGCCAAGGAGGCCCTCGAGGGGTACACGCGCATCATCTACAAGATCATGTCGACCGGCACCCAGGTGTCGCCCGACATGCTCCAGCCCGACGCCTTCCCCGACTGGGGCCCCGAGGTCAAGGACGTCTCCGACAACCTCGAGCTGTGGCGGCGCGCCACTCCGCCCGAGACGATGCACACCACGTCGATGAGCTGGGACGTGGCCGACCGGACGCTGGTGGAGCTCTACCTCATCTGGTTCGAGACCGGCGCTCTCGACATGATCAAGCAGGTCGACGAAGGCCTCCACATGATCCTCGAAGAGCTCATGGAGGAACGCCTCGAAGAAATGGGGATCCAGCGATGA
- a CDS encoding DsrE family protein, which produces MQWSSDAEGKVLYVHTHGVDDPGRCATPFFLAAAAAASDCEVAIYFTMYGPTLLQSDVVDKIGPKGDRGQPLAYFIDQARGVGVRFLVCQPSLELNDLALDDLIDDVEMIGGAAFNDLAIEADAVVSF; this is translated from the coding sequence TTGCAGTGGTCGAGTGACGCCGAGGGGAAGGTTCTCTACGTTCACACGCACGGAGTGGACGACCCCGGCCGTTGCGCGACCCCCTTCTTCTTGGCGGCGGCCGCGGCGGCGAGCGACTGCGAGGTCGCGATCTACTTCACGATGTACGGTCCCACGCTTCTCCAGTCCGACGTCGTCGACAAGATCGGGCCCAAGGGTGATCGAGGTCAGCCCCTCGCGTACTTCATCGACCAGGCCCGCGGCGTGGGTGTGCGGTTCCTCGTCTGCCAGCCGTCACTCGAGCTCAACGACCTCGCGCTCGACGATCTGATCGACGACGTCGAGATGATCGGCGGGGCCGCGTTCAATGACCTCGCGATCGAAGCCGATGCCGTGGTGTCGTTCTGA
- a CDS encoding sulfurtransferase TusA family protein, giving the protein MAEETPVEIVDCVGVQCPLPVIKTAQAIKEIEVGQLLELRATDPGVEPDMEAWTRRTKNELVGITKEGDVFRVLIRKA; this is encoded by the coding sequence ATGGCCGAAGAAACTCCGGTCGAGATCGTTGACTGTGTCGGCGTGCAGTGCCCGCTGCCGGTCATCAAGACGGCGCAGGCGATCAAAGAGATCGAGGTCGGGCAACTTCTCGAGTTGCGTGCTACCGATCCCGGTGTCGAACCCGACATGGAGGCGTGGACGCGCCGCACCAAGAACGAGCTCGTCGGGATCACGAAGGAAGGCGACGTCTTCCGCGTGTTGATTCGGAAGGCCTGA
- a CDS encoding metalloregulator ArsR/SmtB family transcription factor encodes MAALLSIDPRLRQELDDLHAGMCKALSDPKRLLILYSLRDSSQSVSELCEAIGASQPNTSQHLAFLRERGVIDAERRGNTVVYSLRYPAVIEALDLLREVMADELARRQALRAP; translated from the coding sequence GTGGCCGCTTTGCTCTCGATCGACCCTCGCCTGCGTCAGGAGCTCGACGACCTCCACGCCGGCATGTGCAAGGCGCTGAGCGACCCAAAGCGCCTCCTCATCCTCTATTCCCTGCGGGACTCGTCCCAGAGCGTCTCCGAGCTGTGCGAAGCGATCGGCGCATCGCAGCCCAACACGTCACAGCACCTCGCCTTCCTGCGAGAACGCGGTGTCATCGACGCCGAGCGACGCGGGAACACCGTCGTCTACTCGCTGCGCTACCCCGCAGTCATCGAGGCGCTGGATCTCCTCCGCGAGGTCATGGCCGACGAGCTTGCCCGCCGCCAGGCGCTGCGCGCGCCGTAA
- a CDS encoding metalloregulator ArsR/SmtB family transcription factor translates to MGAIDSLLRQELDELTSGMCKALNDPKRLTLLYALRAGPRTVTELCEVVGAPQANTSQHLAVLRDRGLVKAEQLGNRVRYSLRHPKVIEAIDLLRGIMSQELARQSSLRVNES, encoded by the coding sequence GTGGGCGCGATCGATTCCCTGCTCCGTCAGGAGCTCGATGAGCTCACGTCGGGTATGTGCAAGGCGCTCAACGACCCCAAGCGCCTGACGCTCCTCTACGCGCTCCGCGCCGGTCCTCGCACGGTGACCGAGCTGTGCGAGGTCGTGGGCGCGCCCCAGGCCAACACCTCACAGCACCTCGCGGTGCTCCGCGACCGCGGACTCGTCAAGGCCGAGCAGCTCGGCAACCGCGTGCGCTACTCCCTCCGGCACCCGAAGGTGATCGAGGCGATCGACCTCCTGCGCGGCATCATGAGCCAGGAGCTGGCCCGGCAATCGTCGTTACGGGTCAACGAATCCTGA